Proteins encoded in a region of the Zea mays cultivar B73 chromosome 2, Zm-B73-REFERENCE-NAM-5.0, whole genome shotgun sequence genome:
- the LOC103648322 gene encoding probable LRR receptor-like serine/threonine-protein kinase precursor, with amino-acid sequence MGLRAGFLLLPPPPLLLLLLLLLLLISPARGQLPSQDILALLAFKKGITHDPAGYVTDSWNEESIDFNGCPASWNGVVCNGASVAGVVLDGHGISGVADLSVFANLTMLVKLSLAGNNLSGGLPGNVASLKSLKFMDVSRNRFSGPVPDGIGNLRSLQNLSLAGNNFSGPLPESVGGLMSLQSLDVSGNSLSGPLPAGLKGMKSLVALNASYNAFTKGIPSGLGLLVNLQSLDLSWNQLDGGVDWKFLIESAVAHVDFSGNLLTSTTPKELKFLADISETVLYLNLSNNKLTGSLIDGVELSTFGRLKVLDLSNNQLSGDLPGFNYVYDLEVLRLANNAFTGFVPSGLLKGDSLVLSELDLSANNLTGHINMITSTTLQVLNLSSNALFGDLPLLAGSCTVLDLSNNKFRGNLSVIAKWASDLEYVDLSQNNLTGPVPDASSQFLRLNYLNLSRNSLSETIPEAIAQYPKLTVLDLSSNQLRGPMPANLLTSSMLQELYIRDNMLFGGLSFPGSSSKNLSLQVLDISGNRFNGSLPDDIASLSGLRVLDISTNNFSGPLPAAVSKLGALTDIDISTNQFTGPLPEDLPDNLQSFNASYNDLSGVVPENLRKFPESSFHPGNSKLEYPASSSGSGSSPSGSAGGKSLSTGAKAAIVAASIVLLVILILIAIVCHYKRISRQFSSSEKVSDKSLHRTTKDSAVMQGKDNKGGLVSADELATPRKGSTSEALSQEEKSAAGGFSPSKGSRFSWSPDSGEAYGQEGLARLDVRSPDRLAGELHFLDETITLTPEELSRAPAEVLGRSSHGTSYRATLENGVFLTVKWLREGVARPKKEFAKEAKKFANIRHPNVVGLRGYYWGPTPHEKLILSDYVAPGSLASFLYDRPGRRGPPLTWAQRLKIAVDVARGLNYLHFDRAMPHGNLKATNVLLDGLDLNARVADYCLHRLMTQSGVAEQILDLGVLGYRAPELAASKKPAPSFKADVYAFGVALLELLTGRCAGDVVSGPEGAAGVDLTDWVRLRVAEGRGSDCFDAAMASDSESNPQAVKGMKEALGIALRCIRPVSERPGIKSVYEDLSSI; translated from the exons ATGGGGCTTCGCGCGGGTTTCCTcctcctgccgccgccgccgctcctcctcctcctcctcctcctcctgctgctcATTTCCCCTGCGCGTGGGCAGCTGCCCTCGCAGGACATCCTGGCGCTGCTGGCCTTCAAGAAGGGCATCACGCACGACCCGGCGGGCTACGTCACCGACTCCTGGAACGAGGAGTCCATCGACTTCAACGGGTGCCCGGCGTCCTGGAACGGCGTCGTGTGCAACGGCGCCAGCGTGGCCGGGGTCGTGCTGGACGGCCACGGCATCTCGGGCGTCGCCGACCTCTCCGTGTTCGCCAACCTCACCATGCTCGTCAAGCTCTCTCTGGCCGGCAACAACCTCTCGGGCGGCCTCCCCGGCAACGTGGCCAGCCTCAAGAGCCTCAAGTTCATGGACGTCTCCCGCAACCGCTTCTCGGGGCCGGTGCCGGACGGCATCGGCAACCTCCGGAGCCTGCAGAACCTGTCGCTCGCCGGGAACAACTTCTCGGGCCCGCTGCCGGAGTCCGTCGGCGGGCTCATGTCGCTCCAGTCGCTCGACGTGAGCGGCAATTCTCTGTCTGGCCCGCTGCCTGCAGGGCTGAAGGGGATGAAGAGCTTGGTCGCGCTGAACGCGTCCTACAATGCCTTCACGAAGGGCATCCCTTCTGGGCTTGGGCTCCTCGTGAACCTGCAGTCCTTGGATCTGAGCTGGAACCAGTTGGATGGTGGTGTTGATTGGAAGTTCTTGATCGAGTCCGCTGTCGCTCATGTTGACTTCAGCGGGAACCTGCTCACCAGTACCACGCCCAAAGAGCTCAAGTTTCTGGCCGACATTTCAGAGACGGTTCTGTATCTCAACCTGAGCAACAATAAGCTGACTGGGTCATTGATAGACGGTGTCGAGCTCTCTACTTTCGGGAGGCTCAAGGTGCTTGATCTCAGCAATAATCAGCTATCTGGTGACCTCCCAGGGTTCAATTATGTTTACGATCTTGAAGTTTTGCGACTCGCAAACAATGCATTCACTGGATTTGTGCCTAGTGGGCTTCTCAAGGGTGATTCTCTGGTCCTAAGCGAGCTGGACCTAAGCGCTAATAACCTGACAG GGCATATCAATATGATCACATCAACTACTTTGCAAGTCCTTAACCTGTCCTCGAATGCCCTTTTTGGGGATCTTCCATTGCTTGCTGGGAGCTGCACTGTGTTAGATCTTTCAAACAACAAGTTCAGAGGAAATCTATCAGTTATTGCCAAATGGGCCAGCGATTTGGAATATGTTGACCTTAGTCAGAACAACCTAACCGGTCCAGTTCCTGATGCGAGCTCACAGTTCCTTCGCCTAAACTACCTAAACCTTTCCCGCAACTCTCTATCCGAGACCATCCCTGAAGCTATTGCTCAGTACCCCAAACTTACCGTGCTTGATCTGAGCTCCAATCAGTTACGTGGTCCTATGCCTGCTAATTTGCTAACTTCGTCCATGCTGCAAGAACTCTACATCCGAGATAACATGCTTTTTGGTGGCCTATCCTTTCCTGGTTCCTCATCCAAAAATTTGAGTCTCCAGGTGCTTGATATCTCTGGGAATCGCTTCAATGGAAGCCTCCCTGATGATATTGCCTCCTTATCTGGCCTCCGAGTTCTCGACATCTCAACAAACAATTTCTCTGGCCCACTACCTGCTGCTGTGAGTAAGCTTGGAGCTCTCACTGATATTGATATATCAACGAATCAGTTCACGGGGCCATTGCCTGAGGATCTTCCGGATAACCTCCAATCCTTCAATGCATCCTATAACGACCTTTCCGGTGTCGTGCCAGAGAACCTGAGGAAGTTTCCAGAATCTTCTTTCCATCCTGGGAACTCAAAGTTAGAATATCCTGCTAGCTCGTCTGGATCTGGCAGTTCCCCATCTGGGTCAGCAGGTGGAAAATCACTCAGTACAGGTGCTAAAGCAGCAATCGTAGCAGCTAGCATTGTTCTTCTTGTCATCCTCATACTTATTGCCATTGTATGCCACTACAAGAGGATCTCACGGCAGTTTTCTAGCTCTGAAAAGGTTTCAGACAAGAGCCTCCACAGGACCACTAAAGACAGTGCTGTCATGCAAGGAAAGGACAACAAAGGTGGTTTGGTGTCAGCAGATGAGCTTGCCACTCCTCGAAAAGGGTCTACATCTGAAGCACTCAGCCAGGAAGAGAAGTCAGCCGCGGGGGGCTTCTCGCCGTCCAAGGGCAGCCGGTTCTCGTGGTCACCGGACTCTGGAGAGGCATATGGGCAGGAAGGGCTGGCGCGGCTGGACGTGAGGTCGCCTGACAGGCTAGCGGGGGAGCTGCATTTCCTGGACGAGACGATCACGCTGAcgccagaggagctttcgagggcGCCGGCTGAAGTCCTAGGCAGGAGCAGCCACGGGACTTCGTACCGGGCGACACTGGAGAATGGCGTGTTCCTGACCGTGAAGTGGCTGAGGGAAGGCGTCGCGAGGCCCAAGAAGGAGTTCGCGAAGGAGGCCAAGAAGTTCGCAAACATCCGGCATCCGAACGTGGTTGGCTTGCGTGGGTACTACTGGGGCCCGACCCCGCATGAGAAGCTCATCTTGTCGGATTACGTCGCTCCGGGGAGTCTTGCAAGCTTCTTATACG ATCGACCAGGAAGAAGAGGTCCTCCACTGACCTGGGCGCAGCGGCTGAAGATCGCGGTGGACGTGGCGCGCGGCCTCAACTACCTCCACTTCGACCGCGCGATGCCCCACGGGAACCTCAAGGCCACCAACGTCCTGCTGGACGGGCTGGACCTGAACGCCCGCGTGGCCGACTACTGCCTGCACCGCCTGATGACGCAGTCGGGCGTGGCGGAGCAGATCCTGGACCTAGGCGTGCTGGGCTACCGCGCCCCGGAGCTGGCCGCGTCCAAGAAGCCGGCGCCCTCGTTCAAGGCCGACGTGTACGCCTTCGGCGTCGCGCTGCTGGAGCTCCTGACGGGCCGGTGCGCCGGGGACGTCGTCTCGGGGCCCGAGGGCGCCGCAGGCGTCGACCTCACCGACTGGGTCCGGCTGCGCGTGGCGGAAGGGCGGGGGTCCGACTGCTTCGACGCCGCCATGGCCTCGGACTCTGAGAGCAACCCGCAGGCTGTGAAGGGCATGAAGGAGGCCCTGGGCATTGCGCTGCGGTGCATCAGGCCGGTCTCCGAGAGGCCGGGGATCAAATCTGTGTACGAGGATCTTTCGTCGATCTAG